From a region of the Solanum stenotomum isolate F172 chromosome 2, ASM1918654v1, whole genome shotgun sequence genome:
- the LOC125855811 gene encoding uncharacterized protein LOC125855811 translates to MRYDFNKFRTWNIGYTDRTILKWFSVGLADELRFSFLVSFQPLSPESFETKSGMQPLSLVSTHQGCSEGIKNELIQTPWLLIAAKVKKDLLLSFQHMKRKMEEAVMAQMSVVARFGKILLWGSSSIGKDSLKLNSLTETTLRKMKGSFHTDVPPSYMDYVENRVVENLGQEYVQGKELYYVKLSDKLRTESIVSCKCTVAKDHNKIQPYKIELNRVRHMVADMSILGKSSDLRLFVYTKKIKKVLSVSYLLCSNTEISSTGEVAQEANLKMSGILSQLQEQTIDENLVLKMIEDNLKLIWDHCLHDGSSS, encoded by the exons ATGAGATATGATTTCAACAAATTCCGCACTTGGAACATCGGTTACACTGATCGTACTATCTTAAAATGGTTCTCTGTTGGCTTGGCTGATGAATTAAGATTTTCATTTCTTGTCAGCTTCCAACCTCTTTCACCAGAGTCCTTTGAGACAAAATCAGGCATGCAGCCTCTCTCTTTGGTTTCAACTCATCAag GTTGCAGTGAAGGAATAAAGAATGAGCTTATACAAACACCATGGCTTTTGATTGCTGCAAAAGTGAAGAAGGATTTGCTTTTGTCATTTCAACATATGAAGCGTAAGATGGAGGAAGCTGTTATGGCACAAATGTCTGTAGTTGCTCGTTTTGGAAAAATTCTCTTATGGG GGAGTTCTTCAATTGGTAAAGATAGCCTAAAACTTAACTCATTGACTGAAACtactttgagaaaaatgaaaggATCTTTCCATACTGATGTTCCTCCTTCGTATATGGATTATGTAGAAAATCGAGTAGTGGAGAATCTCGGACAAGAATATGTGCAAGGGAAAGAACTGTACTATGTTAAG CTTTCCGATAAGTTGAGAACTGAATCAATTGTTTCCTGCAAATGTACTGTGGCAAAAGATCATAATAAGATTCAGCCTTACAAG ATTGAGTTGAACCGAGTACGCCACATGGTTGCAGACATGAGCATTCTTGGAAAGAGCTCAGATCTAAGATTGTTTGTATATACCAAGAAAATCAAGAAGGTTTTATCTGTAAGttatttgctttgttcaaaTACAGAGAT ATCTTCAACTGGTGAGGTTGCACAGGAAGCTAACCTGAAAATGTCTGGGATTTTATCCCAATTGCAG GAGCAAACGATTGACGAAAACCTGGTGCTTAAAATGATTGAAGACAACTTGAAGTTAATCTGGGATCACTGTTTGCATGATGGTTCTTCAAGCTGA